From the Salarias fasciatus chromosome 5, fSalaFa1.1, whole genome shotgun sequence genome, the window attttccaGAAAACTAGTCTCAGCAGCTGGTCTTTGTTTCTGAATCCACTTTAGCTCCAACCTCTGAGTCACTTCAGACGTCCTAAATGCCAGCTGTGATGCAAAATCGGCCCCGAGCCTGAAAACAAAATCACCACTGATACTGTCTAAATGCCTGCAGTATGATTTGTTTGGTGTTGACGTGAACCAAAATGTCAGTgccaaagcaaagaaaatggCACGCCATGATATTATCAGCCAGAGTTAGCCTCATGAATCACATTCAgcagtgtttatgtttgtgtcttttcttcCCGCTTGCTTTACATCGACAGTGGAAATGACGAGCAGCAGAGAAACGCAAAGCCAAGCCAAAGCAGCAAATTAATGGCAGAAAGATGAAGCCCTCCGGGtcttctttcattctttcatttgaaCCGAAccaaatgaaattaatttttatGTCAAGGCTTTCTTCTTGGCTTCGTGTAAGGGAATGGAAAGTTCACAATATtactgaaagaaacacacagtgCTTGATTGTAAGTGTTTAATAAATAACAATATCAACAACATCTTAAcaaaacttttacttttatcaGGCCTGGGTCAAACAGTATTTGTGAAGTTAGCTCGGTGCCTCAGTCTCCTTCAGTGAGGCGGAGTGGAGGACGCTATAGGACGCTATAATGGGCTGCAGGAAGGAGCTTGACAATGTTGTTGTGCCAAAACTCCCGGAGGCGTTTACTTTGTCACTAGCTTATCTGCAGTTTAAGATTAAGACAGGTTTAAGCCTGTGCTGTGTGAAAGTCAATCACATGTGGGCTTTTTTTGGGAAAGCTTcaactgctgtgtttttcaaagttattttCTCCAAACCCATTATCGTGTCTGGTGGACAACGGCTGAATGCCAAGAATCAAGCCTACAAGACCCAAAATGGAGCATTTTATGAAGTTTAGGGTATATTTACCAGAACCAGATGAAATTCTCTTGTTCCTAAAGGTTTATGTGAAATGacagaaagacatttttcaCTCATTCCTGTATAAACATCAGACTTCTATCACTTTCCCAGATGACATTGATTTTTGAGTACTTGGGGGAACattctgaaacatttttatCTTTGTTATGATTTGATGGACCGCATTGTGAACCGtgatcacagacactgatttCAGAGTCCATGCAGTGGTTTTCAAGTCGTGATACGCTCAAAGATTTTGCATCCAGCATCAACATTCAATCACACATTCCTTCATAAACTCTGAATCATTCGATGAAGAAGTCATTTGACAAAATGTGGCAGTCTTTGAGATGTGCATATTCACAAACTGGTGAACACCAGCCCAACACTCTTTCAACACAAACACTATTTTTTCCTTCTGCCAATTAGATAGCTGTGAAATcctcttccagctgttttaTTTAGCACCTCTGTTTTGGGATGTGTGTCTACAGGCAAAGTCAAATCAAAATTAGTCTGTATTTTATCGAGAAACGTAGGAAGTCTCACTTGAGAATCACAAGCTGCTGCTTTCAACACAtaatcccattttttttttggaaaagggACTGTACTCAGGAAACACCATCTATAAAACAAACACGAAAAAATATTTTTGCGAAGAGTAACTAGACTACAAATGATCAAAAGCTCACTTTTTATTGTTTCCGAGGAATTTCTCAATTCTTGTCTGAGCAGCCAGTAGTAATCAGGGAAAATCAGACGGCTGAAAGTGTTTCCCTAAATTATAATTTTCTCAACGTGAATCACCGTTGGCTGTTTGGGGAGGATCTCATAATCATCGTGCAGCTTGTTAGGATGCAGTTTAGCTGCGGTTCAGCTGAAGTGAGGCCTGTATTTACCCAACTGATAAAACCAAAGTATAGTTGGTGAGAGATgaaagtgaaaactgttttttttcatcaacatcctgaacttaaagaaaaaaaatacaagttgaGAATGCAgttatttaaatgtaaaggttttATGTTGTAGGATAAAAGTCAATAGGGTCAAGAGATCACATGATCATTGTAACACTTTCATctgtttgatatttgttttaatgCTGTACGTGTTTAACTtgattttcctttctttttcattgtagcaagtctctttaaaaaaaatccaccatgGAAGTAATAATGTTATTGTGTCTATTCAGCTGTTTGCTTCTCGGTGGGATCAGCACAGCAAGTGATtgcaaattaaagaaatacacGTGGCTCATTTTTCCACCCTCCCTGGTTTGACCCTGGATCCTCCAGCTCACAGGTCAATACTCAGCCACTGCTGGTGTTATTAATGTTTTAGAAATACAACAGAGTGTTTTCCTTTGGGTGACATCAAGAattgttttaatgtgaaaagcTGCCTTGAATCATGATTCATCAAACCGCATGTCGGGGAATTATGTTACATAAACACTACTTATTTCATTATTCTTGTCAGAACAGTTTTCTCAGATGTTGGAATAAATAAGGACCCTGTACCACCATGTTTACTTCAGCATATATAAACTGAGTCTATTTTAAACCCAAGTTAAAACAGAGACCTTTTAATCCTCTGTactttaaacagaaaaaaaaaaaaaaaactggatagGAGATACTTTTTGACCCAGGTCTGGTGGTTATACATGCAGTCCTGATATTTTtgacaaatacaaataatttaCTTTGTGCAGAGGGTGAGAAGTCTTTGGTGATAAGTTACGTGAGGAAAGTCCCGGCTGTCTGCAGGTTAGCGTTGGTctgtcccgtgtgtgtgtgctgtcgtcgggcctgtgtgtgtgtgtgtgtgtgtgtgtgtgtgtgtgtgtgtgtgtccggaaAAGTCTTCACTGCCGCCACGACTTGCGGCTGAGCACGCACACGCAGGCCACGTTGATGCGTATGAGCCTCCACGCCACCAGGTTCTTGAATGAAGTCAGCGCTCGCACAAAAGTGTGCGAGTTCGTACAGTAGGAGTTCCAGTGTCTGGCATCGATCCCCAGACAGCCGGGGGTGCCCGGCCGCGAGCTGTGACACGTCGTCTCGAAGAAGTACTGCCTCTTGTTGACGTTGTTGATGTTCACATCGGGGAGGACCGCCACCTCGTTGCCCGAGATGTCCGTGGCTTTGGTTTTGTTGCCCACCCAGACGCTGACGCTCTCGCACACCGAGTACACCCCGCGGTGCTGGGGCTGCCCCGCTCGCCTCCGGCTCCTCCTGCTCGCGCCCGCGGACCCCTTCGGCTCCGCATCGGGGGGCTGAGAGCTGAAGAGCACCCTGGGGGAGAGGTGGTGGCGCCTCTTGAAGAGTTTGGGGTCCACCACGGGGACGGAGGTGGGGCTGTTGTTGCCGGGATCCCTCGGGTGTGCCGCCGTGGCAACGCAGGAGTCCCCTCTGATGGCGGCCAGGGCCTGGGCACTGAAGAAGAGGAACAGGGCCAGCATAGACGACCTCATGAGCACACAACCTGAGGTTGTCAACAAGAAAGACACTTCAGTTAGCGCGCATACACAAACCCATTCACATGGCAAATGAAGCTTAAAGTGTCAGTTTCAATAAGGAAGAAGCACACGTTATCGTTCTGTTCCTAAACGGTTCAGCCTTTCTGCTGTACTGGATTCTGACTGTCAAAATCACCTGGCTGTCAATTCCTGTGCACTCTCTCATACACTGATCTTTCTGCCAGCACACCCAGAGCCAATCACTTACACTCTGTGTTATTTAAAATTCAACTTATCCTGTAATTCTGTTTTTTAGAACCTTAAATGCACAGCCCGCCCCAGCTTCCCTTCAACAGCTTGGTTGGCTGATATGTCCATGTGCCACACTGCTCCATATTCaatactgacaggttagcgtTGTTGTAATAGTAATCCCTGATCTCTCCTTATTGTCAGTGTTGGAGAGCCTCAGTCTATTGCTCCATCAGTCATTGTATTTTCCTAAGCAGGCGTAGATCAACATTTGAATTCATCAGCAGTCATGTCCTAAAGGTCAGAGCAGCAAAGCCTCTGGCCAGAAGCTGAAAGGAGGTGTGAGATGAGGGACACAGTTGTATCTGTGAAATCAAGACTTTTCACTTTGAAGTAGTGAATTAATCAATATTGCAATTCATAAATTTCAGATCCATTTAAAACACAGATGTACTTTGAGTACTGTATTCTGcaggctgtttttttaatgtatgcaTTAAGTACTGACCTCTGTGAGCTCCTTGTACTTTAAAAAGAGCTGTTTTGAGATAAAAGAGGACAATAGATAATTTTACTACAGGCTTAAagcatttttgtttcaataaacTGCATTCTTTTTTCTccagtgaggttttttttttttttaaatgcagtctGCAGATCGTCTTATATCTTCCCTTTCAAATATCCAGGGTAATATATGTTCAACAGGAGGATTAACGTCATTTAGGTGCATGTAACGGCTCTTATTCAAAGCCCTGAACACTAAACATATGACAGTTATACACTTTACAGTTGGAGTGCGTGAAAAATTGTATTTGGCACGGCGAAGGATTAAGTCTGCAAACCCAAACTAAGCAGATAGGACACTGAAAGGAGGAAACCAAACTTATTTATACATCTACAAACACTGGGAGGAAGCCGTAATGTTTGATATTTATGCATTTGCTTCATTATTCACAATGAAGTTATGAACATAACCAGATCCACAGAGCGGACAGTAAACCCACTTACAATCTGTGGACATCTAAAGATATTCTGCAGCTCTATGTAGGACGGCGAACACCCACATGtgaacagtgtttttattttttccccacacgAGCATGCCTGCGTGCTAATATATTACGTGTAATCcattgttttctcattttataGTTCACATcacaaatgactgaaaaatacaTGATATTACTGGAGATTATTCAGAGTTGGTG encodes:
- the ngfb gene encoding nerve growth factor translates to MRSSMLALFLFFSAQALAAIRGDSCVATAAHPRDPGNNSPTSVPVVDPKLFKRRHHLSPRVLFSSQPPDAEPKGSAGASRRSRRRAGQPQHRGVYSVCESVSVWVGNKTKATDISGNEVAVLPDVNINNVNKRQYFFETTCHSSRPGTPGCLGIDARHWNSYCTNSHTFVRALTSFKNLVAWRLIRINVACVCVLSRKSWRQ